From Gopherus flavomarginatus isolate rGopFla2 chromosome 7, rGopFla2.mat.asm, whole genome shotgun sequence, the proteins below share one genomic window:
- the C7H1orf87 gene encoding uncharacterized protein C1orf87 homolog isoform X1 has protein sequence MPIMSSVRNVPYGADAHTETIVKIIGSKYVRCIVEKPKIKAKEGTKVETQSALRKLPACNTRQTHGNPPGFNNPLCQQISYDLDYERRSRDKQEEHESKQLQTSNSRFLDGKVLKPPNIHCVSVPSGDQSLSYIHALQKPSLRARSLRQHVGHHQQIICQGPTESPEEEDSLLALVRNELRLGPVRLAELEKLQRELKTLHPISRFLPQSQLSSLLLKHEVPLQLPTVKLLFERFSEANDSELVNSEELIQFLRLAAAAEMQNIKTPDLSLQAKSVTLKDQSKSSLAPEDPLQILKQILKEYKGELDMEKLSLSFQKEDKSFSGLLSLNEIETICQKHRLTLTPLLLEALLNNHDLCKQGKIQWKTFMELLKEAHSDAIPNLPVPVADSSDSEEQEAWIDRFRKLEKALYLCDIKNTGMLEKEKAKRLIHNYNLIYDLSLSPLKIDQAFRNFRSGENMPLQPVLQYLKEL, from the exons CAAGGCAAAGGAAGGCACGAAAGTGGAAACTCAGTCTGCACTCCGGAAATTGCCAGCTTGTAATACAAGACAGACACATGGAAATCCTCCCGGTTTCAATAACCCTCTTTGTCAACAAATCAGTTATGACCTAGATTATGAAAGACGAAGCAGAGACAAACAGGAAGAACACGAGtctaaacaactgcaaacaagcAACAGCAGATTTCTGGATGGCAAA GTTTTGAAACCACCAAATATTCATTGTGTGTCTGTCCCATCGGGAGATCAGTCTTTGTCCTACATTCATGCCCTCCAAAAGCCATCCCTTAGAGCTCGGTCTTTAAGACAACATGTAGGACATCACCAG CAGATCATATGCCAAGGGCCAACAGAGTCACCTGAGGAAGAggattctctcctggctctcGTCAGAAATGAACTCAGGCTGGGTCCTGTTAGGTTAGCCGAGTTAGAAAAACTGCAGAGAGAACTTAAGACTCTGCATCCCATCTCCAGATTTCTTCCTCAGTCCCAGCTGAGCTCCCTCCTTCTGAAGCATGAAGTCCCTCTACAATTACCAACTGTCAAGCTCCTCTTTGAGAGGTTTTCTGAGGCAAATGACTCTGAATTG GTAAATTCTGAAGAGCTGATTCAGTTTCTAAGACTAGCTGCAGCAGCTGAAATGCAGAATATCAAGACACCTGATCTGAGTCTTCAAGCGAAGAGTGTAACTTTAAAGGATCAAAGCAAAAG CTCACTGGCTCCCGAAGACCCATTACAGATCTTGAAGCAAATATTGAAGGAATATAAGGGGGAACTAGACATGGAGAAACTGAGCCTGAGTTTTCAAAAAGAAGATAAGTCTTTCTCCGGCCTTCTCTCTCTAAATGAG ATTGAGACCATTTGCCAGAAGCATAGACTAACTCTAACTCCTTTATTGCTGGAAGCTTTGCTCAACAACCATGACTTGTGCAAACAAGGCAAAATACA GTGGAAGACGTTTATGGAGTTGCTCAAGGAAGCTCATTCTGATGCGATTCCTAATTTGCCTGTTCCTGTGG CTGACTCCAGTGACTCTGAAGAGCAGGAGGCCTGGATAGACCGGTTCAGAAAACTAGAGAAAGCTCTTTATTTGTGCGATATAAAAAACACAG gcaTGCTGGAAAAGGAAAAAGCAAAGCGTCTAATCCACAACTACAACCTCATCTATGATCTATCCCTGAGTCCTCTGAAAATTGATCAAGCTTTCCGAAACTTCCGTTCTGGAGAAAACATGCCATTGCAGCCGGTGCTGCAGTATTTAAAGGAGTTGTAA
- the C7H1orf87 gene encoding uncharacterized protein C1orf87 homolog isoform X2: protein MPIMSSVRNVPYGADAHTETIVKIIGSKYVRCIVEKPKIKAKEGTKVETQSALRKLPACNTRQTHGNPPGFNNPLCQQISYDLDYERRSRDKQEEHESKQLQTSNSRFLDGKVLKPPNIHCVSVPSGDQSLSYIHALQKPSLRARSLRQHVGHHQIICQGPTESPEEEDSLLALVRNELRLGPVRLAELEKLQRELKTLHPISRFLPQSQLSSLLLKHEVPLQLPTVKLLFERFSEANDSELVNSEELIQFLRLAAAAEMQNIKTPDLSLQAKSVTLKDQSKSSLAPEDPLQILKQILKEYKGELDMEKLSLSFQKEDKSFSGLLSLNEIETICQKHRLTLTPLLLEALLNNHDLCKQGKIQWKTFMELLKEAHSDAIPNLPVPVADSSDSEEQEAWIDRFRKLEKALYLCDIKNTGMLEKEKAKRLIHNYNLIYDLSLSPLKIDQAFRNFRSGENMPLQPVLQYLKEL, encoded by the exons CAAGGCAAAGGAAGGCACGAAAGTGGAAACTCAGTCTGCACTCCGGAAATTGCCAGCTTGTAATACAAGACAGACACATGGAAATCCTCCCGGTTTCAATAACCCTCTTTGTCAACAAATCAGTTATGACCTAGATTATGAAAGACGAAGCAGAGACAAACAGGAAGAACACGAGtctaaacaactgcaaacaagcAACAGCAGATTTCTGGATGGCAAA GTTTTGAAACCACCAAATATTCATTGTGTGTCTGTCCCATCGGGAGATCAGTCTTTGTCCTACATTCATGCCCTCCAAAAGCCATCCCTTAGAGCTCGGTCTTTAAGACAACATGTAGGACATCACCAG ATCATATGCCAAGGGCCAACAGAGTCACCTGAGGAAGAggattctctcctggctctcGTCAGAAATGAACTCAGGCTGGGTCCTGTTAGGTTAGCCGAGTTAGAAAAACTGCAGAGAGAACTTAAGACTCTGCATCCCATCTCCAGATTTCTTCCTCAGTCCCAGCTGAGCTCCCTCCTTCTGAAGCATGAAGTCCCTCTACAATTACCAACTGTCAAGCTCCTCTTTGAGAGGTTTTCTGAGGCAAATGACTCTGAATTG GTAAATTCTGAAGAGCTGATTCAGTTTCTAAGACTAGCTGCAGCAGCTGAAATGCAGAATATCAAGACACCTGATCTGAGTCTTCAAGCGAAGAGTGTAACTTTAAAGGATCAAAGCAAAAG CTCACTGGCTCCCGAAGACCCATTACAGATCTTGAAGCAAATATTGAAGGAATATAAGGGGGAACTAGACATGGAGAAACTGAGCCTGAGTTTTCAAAAAGAAGATAAGTCTTTCTCCGGCCTTCTCTCTCTAAATGAG ATTGAGACCATTTGCCAGAAGCATAGACTAACTCTAACTCCTTTATTGCTGGAAGCTTTGCTCAACAACCATGACTTGTGCAAACAAGGCAAAATACA GTGGAAGACGTTTATGGAGTTGCTCAAGGAAGCTCATTCTGATGCGATTCCTAATTTGCCTGTTCCTGTGG CTGACTCCAGTGACTCTGAAGAGCAGGAGGCCTGGATAGACCGGTTCAGAAAACTAGAGAAAGCTCTTTATTTGTGCGATATAAAAAACACAG gcaTGCTGGAAAAGGAAAAAGCAAAGCGTCTAATCCACAACTACAACCTCATCTATGATCTATCCCTGAGTCCTCTGAAAATTGATCAAGCTTTCCGAAACTTCCGTTCTGGAGAAAACATGCCATTGCAGCCGGTGCTGCAGTATTTAAAGGAGTTGTAA
- the C7H1orf87 gene encoding uncharacterized protein C1orf87 homolog isoform X3: MPIMSSVRNVPYGADAHTETIVKIIGSKYVRCIVEKPKIKAKEGTKVETQSALRKLPACNTRQTHGNPPGFNNPLCQQISYDLDYERRSRDKQEEHESKQLQTSNSRFLDGKVLKPPNIHCVSVPSGDQSLSYIHALQKPSLRARSLRQHVGHHQQIICQGPTESPEEEDSLLALVRNELRLGPVRLAELEKLQRELKTLHPISRFLPQSQLSSLLLKHEVPLQLPTVKLLFERFSEANDSELVNSEELIQFLRLAAAAEMQNIKTPDLSLQAKSVTLKDQSKSSLAPEDPLQILKQILKEYKGELDMEKLSLSFQKEDKSFSGLLSLNEIETICQKHRLTLTPLLLEALLNNHDLCKQGKIQWKTFMELLKEAHSDAIPNLPVPVGEFKEEISDDVAAHLENTKEHEILASKTWVRNYPTTERKERPAIQSFFISADSSDSEEQEAWIDRFRKLEKALYLCDIKNTGMLEKEKAKRLIHNYNLIYDLSLSPLKIDQAFRNFRSGENMPLQPVLQYLKEL, from the exons CAAGGCAAAGGAAGGCACGAAAGTGGAAACTCAGTCTGCACTCCGGAAATTGCCAGCTTGTAATACAAGACAGACACATGGAAATCCTCCCGGTTTCAATAACCCTCTTTGTCAACAAATCAGTTATGACCTAGATTATGAAAGACGAAGCAGAGACAAACAGGAAGAACACGAGtctaaacaactgcaaacaagcAACAGCAGATTTCTGGATGGCAAA GTTTTGAAACCACCAAATATTCATTGTGTGTCTGTCCCATCGGGAGATCAGTCTTTGTCCTACATTCATGCCCTCCAAAAGCCATCCCTTAGAGCTCGGTCTTTAAGACAACATGTAGGACATCACCAG CAGATCATATGCCAAGGGCCAACAGAGTCACCTGAGGAAGAggattctctcctggctctcGTCAGAAATGAACTCAGGCTGGGTCCTGTTAGGTTAGCCGAGTTAGAAAAACTGCAGAGAGAACTTAAGACTCTGCATCCCATCTCCAGATTTCTTCCTCAGTCCCAGCTGAGCTCCCTCCTTCTGAAGCATGAAGTCCCTCTACAATTACCAACTGTCAAGCTCCTCTTTGAGAGGTTTTCTGAGGCAAATGACTCTGAATTG GTAAATTCTGAAGAGCTGATTCAGTTTCTAAGACTAGCTGCAGCAGCTGAAATGCAGAATATCAAGACACCTGATCTGAGTCTTCAAGCGAAGAGTGTAACTTTAAAGGATCAAAGCAAAAG CTCACTGGCTCCCGAAGACCCATTACAGATCTTGAAGCAAATATTGAAGGAATATAAGGGGGAACTAGACATGGAGAAACTGAGCCTGAGTTTTCAAAAAGAAGATAAGTCTTTCTCCGGCCTTCTCTCTCTAAATGAG ATTGAGACCATTTGCCAGAAGCATAGACTAACTCTAACTCCTTTATTGCTGGAAGCTTTGCTCAACAACCATGACTTGTGCAAACAAGGCAAAATACA GTGGAAGACGTTTATGGAGTTGCTCAAGGAAGCTCATTCTGATGCGATTCCTAATTTGCCTGTTCCTGTGG GGGAATTCAAAGAGGAAATCAGCGATGATGTGGCTGCCCATCTG GAAAACACCAAAGAGCATGAAATTCTTGCTTCCAAGACTTGGGTTCGAAACTATCCCAccactgaaagaaaagaaagaccaGCGATCCAATCTTTCTTCATTTCAGCTGACTCCAGTGACTCTGAAGAGCAGGAGGCCTGGATAGACCGGTTCAGAAAACTAGAGAAAGCTCTTTATTTGTGCGATATAAAAAACACAG gcaTGCTGGAAAAGGAAAAAGCAAAGCGTCTAATCCACAACTACAACCTCATCTATGATCTATCCCTGAGTCCTCTGAAAATTGATCAAGCTTTCCGAAACTTCCGTTCTGGAGAAAACATGCCATTGCAGCCGGTGCTGCAGTATTTAAAGGAGTTGTAA